The genomic region ATGGTCGATTTTCTCCAGCTACAAAAGGGTATCGTGATTTAGACCTTTTTATTCAGCGAAAGGACGGGAAAAAGATTCAGGATCCAGAGGAGCAGAGTGTGTTGTGTTTGAATTTAAAGGTGGAGATGCTTCACCCACTGCGTGTTATTATTGCAAACCGAGGGCCTGATACAGAATTATTGGTTGCTAATCCAGTTGAGAAATCTGGAAAGGGGCGACCACTAGTTTTCTTTGATGTTACACGGGCACTAAAAGCACTGAAGATCTGCATTTTCTCGGTAAGAAGGCAGCATAGATTTAAAACTAAAAATGTATGTGTTATTTTGTTAATTGTTGACTCGCACAATTTGGCCAAGTTTGAAGTGACTACTCAACTGTTCTAATGGCTTGTTGACTTCTCTTTCAGGCTGAAATTGGAAGGAGGATCTCAGCAGTAGATCGTGAATGGGAGGTGTATAGTTTTCTGTTGGAGGAGAACACCAAATTTCAATTCTCAAATATGGTAGCTAAGAATCAGATTGTAGATAGAGTTAGACGAACACTGATGGGATGGTGAGCATAGTTATCATCCTTTTATCAATGTTCTGAGTCTTAATGTATCTATATGAGCTCGCTGTAGCTCTGCCCTCCCGGTGGGGTTGAGGCTTAACCTCTATAATGAATGACTTATGTTGAAATCTGTTGAAGGTGACCAGTATGTATTGGTCCTGGCCGCAAGCATGCAGATTCCTGTTTCGTATGTAAAGTGCTATGTTCTTAGGGGGTGAGGGAAAGAAAGCAAATATTCTTGTCATTGTTGATTAATTTGAAGTAGTTTTGACCTAGTTGTTTGAGCAATTTCTTCCCTCTTCTGAAAGGGCAGCCATGTGAGACGTGTGAAGTCTTCTTTGGTGTCCACCCACCAGTCCTTTTATGCAGAATACATTGATTATTAGGGGATATCATAGAGTTTTGGCTGCTGTATCAGTAAGTTATGGCTGTTATGCATAGGACATGGTCAAAGAATCTTCTCATTCCATTCATAATTTCATATTATAAGAAAATCTTGTCATTAGTTTCCACTTTCCAGTAATTATCTTTCGGCCAATTAAAAAGGATATTTCATCAAGCATGTAAGCAATAATGCACTGGATACTATCAGATCTGAAGTTAAGCTTGGGGTAAGCAATCTCTTATTCTCTTGTGAATTCCCTCGTCTTGCACCCCTTTTAAACCCGGTCGTCCTTAGCGGGTTGGTTATGTAATATGCACTCTCCTTTACGAGTTACGCCTATGGGTCACAATTTGAGCGTGATATCTAAAAAAAAATACGTCAGAACTTAGAACGTGTACCAGACAGGCTAGACAATTTTTGGCATACTTTCCTAAATAAGTTTAATTTTATTTTGTAAAAAGAAACTAGCAGACAGTGTGGTATATTGGCATGAAAATCTTTTTTAGAAAATTTATCAATGTGAGCTTTCATATTCACTCCACCAAAATTTCAAACAAATTTACTATAGAAAAGCTTGCGCGCCCTTTTTAAAAATCATATGCATCTTTGTTAGAGGTCCTACTGTCCTAGACTAGACTAAACGTTTTACACGACTACAATTTGATTTCATTACATTTCAACAAAATTATCAATCTCCACTTGAAAAGCTCCGCGCCCATTTGATCAAAAATTAGAGGACGTGATACAAAGTAAGACCAACAGTCCAAAACATTTTCGGTATATGACGTGTAACTACACATATCTATGTGTATGGTTTATATTTGACAACATATTACAAACATATGCTAGTCATTTAAATTGTTATGAATGATTAACATTCTATCGTGTATTTACACGTATACGAGAACTTACAAGACACAAGTGATATACTAACACTTCAACTTAAAATCACTCTAAATAACTTTTGAGGAAATTTTACAAATAATATTACAAGTCATTCATCATATTAGTGTATCAACTTCAAAAACTATTAGATTTGTACCCCAACATCAAAATTCGACCTACTATCAAAATGATGGAGCCAGAGAAAAAATCATACAGGCACACGGCCAAAAAAATGCTTTCTAGGTTTTTGCACGGATTGAGCCAGAGAGTTTTTGGGTTTCTGGCATGGATGGAGCCAGTGAAAAAAATCATATAGGCACAAGGCAAAAAAAAACAAAGTGAAAGGACGAAATTGTCTTTGAGATAGTTTGCACAATGATATACTTGACATTATTATTGACGGAAAATACGTTAATTGTATTAAGATTAAATGTTAAGATATCGATCTAATAATTCTTAAATTTAAGACATCAAAATAATAAATAACCTTTAATTTGGGTACTATTTATAAAATTTCCTCGTAACTTTGAGATGAACTCTCAGGTCTCCACTCGCAGACGATTTACAAAGCTATCAAACTGGTAACGTAGAAATGAAGTATGGCCCGCCGGATCGATTGGCGTGAATTGTATGATTAGGGTAATTATTTAGAATGATTGTGAAAGTCAGGATGCCGACAACTAGACTCAAGAATGCAATAAATGCCAGCACACTGTTACGCCACGTGGACCTCACAATTTGCATAGTAGGCCCCTGCCATGATTCAAAATCCAAATATTATCCGCAAATCATTCTAGAATAAAAATAAAACAGAAAACGTGGGTGGTATGCCGTACAGAGAAGAAGCCACATTTCTTCACAGGCTCCACCCGTCGATCTCATTGCTTCGCTCCCACGCCACATCACCAATTCAATTATTCATCAAATTGCAGATTACTTTATTTCTAATTTTCGTTTTCGTTTTGGTACTCCCTCTCTCTCGCATTTCAACACCACCAGCAGAAGAACAAGACCGGCGCCCGTGAACCGGATTTAGCTAAGGCCGCGTTTGGATCGAGCTCGATTCTCTAATGCGATTGTTGATGGTCTCAAGGAGTAGGAGGAGAAGGAGGTCGGTATCGTAATCATCAGAATGCCGCAAGGTTCTTTCACGCCGCGGAGCTCTGCCTATCTCGACGCTCTCACTCAAGAAATCGAGAAGAAGCTCCAGCGGGTTCGTTTCTTCTCTCTTTTTTTGTACTCACAGTTTAACTCGGAAGTTGATACTGGATACTAGAACACGTAATTCCATTTTAATTTTGATTTTAATATGTTATTTTTACGTAAAGGAAGTAAACGGAAAATCTGTGATGATCGGTTTGTTGTTATAGTTATGGAACTGCTTGATTTGTCATTGTGTGAGTAACTGGATTGCGTTTAGTGTGTGTGGATTTAACAGGATTTGATTGCTTTCACAAGAAACGCTCTATGAGAAATGCTGACTTGACTTTGTAGAGAGATTCATTTGTGTTTTATGTGTTTGCAGGCCCTAGCTTCTCCATCACTGCGGCGCAACCTGTTGCAGGAGTTGTTTACTGACATTGCGTTAGAGATTGATGAGCGGGCCAAAGGTCAGTTTATACTGCTTTTGATGAGTTTGGAACTTACACCTAAATTTGGCATTGTGTCGAGTATAATTGGACTTGTTAAGAGTAATCGAGAGGAATTTAGGTGCTCGAGGTTTCCAACTAATTCTTTGTTGTGGATGATCACACTTGACATCGGCTGGAAACTAATTATTTGGTAGAACATGGTGTTCACCGTATATGAGATACTAAAAGAACATGGTTGTGTGTACCTATGGAATAGCTATCACATGGGTCTACCCCATCCCTTGTCACTAAGAATATAAATTATGGTATAACCACCTTTATAATTCAAGTTTTGTAGTGAAGATTTGTACGGCCATGTAATGGACCATTGATTCACCACTTGCAGTCTTGCACATAACAAGAACGGTTAGTTTGAAGTTCTTAATAGATAACTAAATAAAAGATTATTTAACCTCAAAATTTGGGCTAAATCAGATTTTATTCGAAAATCAGTAACATTAGAGTAACTGCTTAAAGGGGCAAGCTGCACAAATTCTACATCCCTGTGTGACTTAAGTGCCTTGGACTATTCAGTCATTGGTGCAGTCTAGTAGTTGATTATGGAAATTTAATCACTGCATTCATTTCCTAACGTCCAACGAGTCTTTAGAATTTTTGTAGGATTTCATGTTGGACTACTAATGTTAGATCTCAGAGGCAACAATTATGAATGCTGATCTCATCATTGGTATTGACATTGCATGTCAGATATAATTCTCAGCGGGGAAGATGATGCTATTTCTCCTGCAGAGGATTGCATTTATGATCAGCTATGCTTTCATGATGTGCTTGCTGACTATTATGTTTGGGTACCTGAGAGTGGAAAACGCATCCTCGATCTGATTGTCCAACTCTGGAGCCAGTCATTTGCATCTCACATTTTCGCCTTGTTATTTCACAAATGGGTATGCAGCTTGAATCTATTTTCTTCATCTTTTCCATTCTAAATATTGAAGTGTGGTTTCAGTAAAATGCTTCTGGTTAACGTTCGTTTCAAGAGAGAATCACATTGTCCAAGTATCTTATTGCTTTTCCTTTTGGGAGAATGAATAGAAGTGTAGTATCGAATCCTGCTCATTGTTTGTCAACAAAGAGCTCTTTGCCTCAAGTGCATTTTGCCTTTATCAGTCCACTTTGCTTTATACCATACTGATGAGTATATCCGAGCACTATTCTACAGGATGATATTTATGACTTCCAAAACAACAAGAGGTTTACATCTTGTCTGTTCATTTTCATTTAACTGGATGCTTTGGGAGGTAGAAAATTCTATTTATTGAGCTGGACTAGAATATTGGTTGGCTTTCAAAAAACTTAAAACTCATTCAGCTTGCTTCAGAAAGTTTTTAAAGTCCTTAATTTAGCAGTTACTAGTAAAAATGAATGTTGCAGCTGTTATTCAATCAATGAATTTTTTGTTTACTTATCAGCTCTGGTAATATTTTCATTAGTAGAAGAACATAATTATGATTGAAGTAATAAGTGCTTATAGTTGATTATTGGTTCTTTACTCTTTTTCTTTGATATGCCATTGTGATGATGAGGATTAAATCCTCTAGTTTTTGTGGACAGCTTTTTGAAGTTCAACTTGACAACTCTGAAGTTCTACTGCGGTTCTCATCTGCTCTTGTTCAAGGTGCTACAAATGTTTTCTGGTACGATATTAGTGAATGTTGGTTATAAATTGTGATTGCGTGAAACTGATTCTTGGTGGCTTTTGGAATGGCTTTGCAGTTAGACGAAAAATGTCTTTGTTTTATTTTATTTTTAGTGAGAGGACCATGATATGCGTGATGTCTCCCTCCTTAACTATTTGAAGTTGTAAATTCTATCATAAATGCATGTATGTTTATAATTATTTGTATGGGAAATTAAATATGTGGTGTTAAGTTGTAATCATCCTGTGAAAATCAATTTGATGTGTCTAGAATTTTAAAACAAGCAAGATAGATATATTTATTTGGAGGAACCTTGCACGACATGTAAATTGGTAACAATATCTTGCAATTGTAATCTTCTTAACAGTTTCTATAGTCTGTTTGCTACTCTGCTTAATTCCACTGTTCTTGTCCGTGATTAAGCATTTTGTCTGTGGACTTTCACATCCCCTTGTACTGACAACTGGAAACTTTGCAATAATGTTTTACCGAACCAACTTATCAAATGTGTTGTCTTCTCATTTGCAGGATTGACATTCAGTCAAATATGCGGCGATTTGAATCCCTCTTTATTGTGAGAGCCCCTTTCAGAATGAAATTAATAACCTTTATCAAGAACCTTACGAGACATTTATTGTTTTCTTGTATTGCTTGTATTTCAGTATCTTCTCGAGGATGTTGCTTTGGAATCCACCCTGTTAAATAAAATTCCTGTACAGGTCTGGAATCCTACCCTTTACATGGAACTTTAACTGGGATTTTCTAATCAGAATCAGAAAAACAAAAAATCCAATTTCTTTGTAGGAGGGAAATTAAAATTAACTTGTGAATTCTTCATTGATTTCAGGTCCAGCGTGATCTGTATCTTTTACTTTCAAGGTTCATATTCTTTTATAACAAAGGTTAGTTTTCTGGTGAAGAATTTTCAACCCTGAAACAATAAATTGCAAATTCTTCTGTAATGTGTTGATTCATGCAGTTGACAAACTTGAGAGCTTCTTAAGGCAATTTCCTGTTTTCCCGAATGCTTTTCTGGTTGGTGGTCCTGCAGACTTCTTTGTTATTGAACTTGCAGATCAGGTAAATTTCAAAAATTACTCATGACTTCAGGATTTATTAATTTATTTCCTTTTGTTAACATGTTTTGCATTGATGCAAATAGAGTTTTCCATTTAAAATGATATTGATGTTTTCTTTACTGGTCAGCTTCAAAAACTGAAGGTGGAACCGGTATTGCTCCATTACTTCTCACACATTAAAGTTCTCCAGGGTAATAATTTTTCACCCATTTTACATGGTTTATTATTCGAAGATTCATATGAATATTATTATATTTGCCAGTATTGTGATGAATGTACTTCTGCTGTTCGATAGGTATGGAGCTGAGAATGGCCACAAGTACAAGATTAAAGACTTGTTTGTATAGCTTCACTTCTCCTGGTGGTCCAATGTACCCTACAAGAGCTGTTCGTCATGCTGCCTGGGATGCTTTAGATTTTCTTTTTCCAGTGAGTAGATCTTATCCCATCACAGTTATCTGTTAAAACCAAAAAACTTCACTGCGATTTTAGGAGATGGTATACTGTTTAACTTTTTTTTTATGTCATCTCTTAAACTCAAGACATTGCTGCAGTTAGAAGTCTTGATTTTATATTGGAAATGAGCTCAACAAGTTTGCAACTTGTAAATTTGTTATCTCAAATAGCTTAAAATGTTATTGATTAATGTGTTAGGATCCTTCCCATGCATGTTTAAGCAAAACGACTACGAACAGTAGGAAGTTGATTTTTCACCCTTTTTTTATTAGTTCTTTTTACAAAGATTTTTTTTTTCTTTACAGTATCTTACAAAGAAGGATAGTTGTTTTCTATTTGTTGGTTTGTATTTTGTAGATTATCTTGTTACAGATTTTCCAATATCTTATTGGATGTGAGGATGATAGACTGTCCAATATGTTATCATACATGTGAACCATCATATTTAAAATCATGAGATTACTTAGTGACAAGTTAAGTTGGATTAGATACATAGGACCTTACAATAACATGATGCTTTGAGAGACTCCCTTTTTGTTGTTGTTTTGGATTGATTGTGGACATCAAATGAAAGGACTTGCCATTGTTGTCTCCAGACTTGTGCTTAAAAGGAAATAAAAGCAGAAGTATTAAGACTTTGTGTACCAAGTCTGGGAGCATAACTTTGATTTCTGAATGCAGGTTGGGCGATACCCTCGACATCTCATAAGTCTGTTCTTCCGATTGTTGTATCCATGGTACTGGCCCTCTTCTTGTTGGAATTTTGTGATGGATTGCATAAAGGCAGTATTGTATTCGCTATTGGGCTTAATCTATTCAAGTTTAGAGAAGCTGAAAAGGCCGAAGTTTTAAGTTCTCAGAATTCCAAAAAATGTAGCCTCCTGTATAGTGAAAAACTGAAAACTTCTAGGAAGGCCAGTGCCAGTTTGTATGATTTGTACCGTATATGAGCTTTTGCTGTTTTTAGCTGCCATCAGCTTTTGAGTTCGTCATATATTGGATTTGATTGATGTTCAACTAAATTAGACTTCACTTGTGCTTTGGTGTTCAAAGTTGGAACCGTGCACACAAGGCCTTACAATAAAGCCCCGAGTAAGCCATTAAGTGGAGCATTGCATTAACATTCTGCAGCATAAAAGACATTAGATCTGTATCTTTTCATATGATACAGCCTGGTAACAGCATTCGTCTGCTCTTTTCATGAGGAAATTTGCTTTTACTTCTAGTACTAGTATTGAGGCAAAAATTACTTTTCCTTTGATGGTAAAACTATACTTAAATTTTCTGAAAAGGAACACTTGTTGGCAGCAAAGTGAAGCAATTTTCTTCTTTTTTTTTTTCGTTTTGTGGGAATGAAGCTATTGTCACATAAATATCTCTATCAATTTCCGTAAGAACTTGATAAAGTTCAAATTTTTGACGAGGTATAAAGATTTACAACTACATCCTTCATGAAAGTAATGGATGCAGAGAAGAAAACAAGAGCAAACTATAAAGTATCTCTAGTTGTACCATTTTGGGTGATAGATAGCCGAAAGGCCTGAAACAAACGAACACGATACATAGCACTTCAAATTGGTAAAAGGCTTTGAATCATGTACATGTTTTATCATGGCGGAATTCTCTGGATCAATAGAACAGACCACCCTAATTGTGACTGGGATTAAAATATCCGGCTAAATGGGCGGCGTAATAATACTCTACGAATAACCACTCACGAATCCAATAAGCAGCACCATCAACCCCTAATCAAGAGATTTAGTACTTCACCCACAAACATGGCATGGAAGACCACTGGACGCATCGACAACCGTGACACACAGTTCTTCAATTGTTGCGAGGCAGCGGTTTTGGGTTTAATTTAAACTCCCGTATTAACAATCCTCAACGCAGCAAAGATACCAAAGTTTCAAAAATATGCAGTTGCTATTTTTTAATTCATGAACTGTACAACATTAACAGCATGGGTCGTCTAATCAAGTATAACCTTTTAAGACATCCTTTTTAAAACCCAAAATTCAAAAGCTATCAATCACTTATTCCAGCATCCTCCGGTTCCATAGCAATTAAATTCAAAAAGCAGAATTGTCTGAGCAGCAAAGGCTGGTATGAGTTAGTTAGCAACATATAATAAGTGCAGGTAAAGCGGCGCCAACCCCTCCTCCAAGATGTATCAACAAGTGTACAGGCAATAGCATTTGCAGATGAAGCTGTAGGCAAAACTATAAAGATTCAATATTTCTACTGCACTAACCACCCGTGTACGGCCGATATGATTTTTCATGAGACTCAAGCCAGCAAGTCAATTTAAAGACTCAAATCCATAAGCTGCTCAAATGTGGGACATCACGGTAAAAGAATAGAACTCAAAGAACCTGAATTATGCTCCAATGATCACTGAAAAGGGTTTGAGAAAATTTTAAACCTCCCATAGCATTCAATCCGGGCAACAGGTTTATGAAATACATTCACAATCATGCAGCATACTCAACCCGGCTTACCCCATACAGAGTAAACAGCGACTCATAATCAGGAAAAACTGAAACTCCCTTAAGGCAAACGAAGCCCCAAGGGACATCATGTTACTTGATTATATCATAGATTAGTCCAACAAATATCTCAAGAGCACAGGAAGACATAATCCATGTAAAGTAAGCATGAATTCCTATCATCTTCTGAGGCAATATATTAGAGATGGCTAACATATAACAGCTGGAATCCTAAGCATCTATACGTACTGGACAAACACATATGACACAGCTTGAATAATTAACAAGACACAAAGACAAGTGAAACAGAGAACTACCTCATGTGAAGTACGCCACTTAACATGCAGTAGAACCAAACACATCGCAGCAGTGTGTGATTTCTTTAAGGCTCAACCCTTTCACACCTTGCAGCAAGAATTGTCTTTGTGCGTGGAGATAGAGACAATCTCCCCAACTCCATACCCCAACTTGATGAGTATAAAAGAGGACTGAAGAAGCTAATGAGTCCAAAAGTGGGGGTTCAGATAAAGTACTGCCACTGTCCATTAACCCACATATTTCATACCCATGTTTAAACAAACATAATAAGAGCCCAGACTCCATAAGCAAGATTCTAAAAGTCTTCCTACTCTTAGTTTCTCTCTCTCAATAGAAAGTAGGACTTTGATAGAAATACACAACATAGATGAGGGCTGTCAAATCACCAAGCACCTAATGGCCACAGAAGATGTGATACGGCCAAATAAAACAGAATTGCTTGTATTCTACTCTTGCATTGTTTCTGCAGTTGCATGGTACTTCTCCAGCTCAGCATCAAGGTCTTCAGCAGAAACCTTTTCACCAGTACGCCCTCCTCTTCCACGTCCACCACGGCCCCGTCTAGGACCACGGCCAGCCCCACCACGAGGGCGGTTGAAAGCACCACCTCTACCCTGTCCACTGCTCAATATAAATAAGTACAGAGTCAGTAACTCTATTAATCAACTGTAGCACTTTTTCAAAATACAAATGTCATGCTGCATTCAACAAAGCCATATTTCATAACCCTATGAAGGGAAACAACATGACATGGAATAATGCAAACCTAGTCCAGATGTATGATGCCGCATAACCTTTTATTTCATATGTCCAATTTTACAACATTACAAAGATACTATTTTATAAGCTGCCAACTACTTATATGAAAGGGAATGAACACCAACTTGTCCTCCTTAAAAAAAATTGAACATTGTTACATGCACCACACCAAAAAGGACATTTAAAAGTAGATTAATTTGAAGACCATTCATAGCATACATTATATTGCAGTTGGCTCTAAATCTGTAATAAGAATATAATATACTCCAATGCTGATACAGCCTAGGGGGAAATTTATAGCATTGCCAGATTGAGTAATTATAGATCTAAGGTTGCTAAAACTATCAAGGAGTAAAGAACAATAGGTAATGTAAAGAGAACACCTGTTGTTTAAGAAATAAAAGAGAACGCGGTACTGCCATAACACTAGTAGGATTTCAGGTATCTCCGTATGATTGAACTTTGGACAATCTTCACTATTAAATCACAATTAATAAATTATACTATAACTCTAGCCTATAAAATTAAATCATTAGGCTGTAAACACTTATTTCATGTATTACCACAGCAAACTCAAATTTAATATATGAACAAACTAGAAAATAAAACATGGATGAGCACACAGATCACAGCAACAAATCAAACCCTCAGATTAGGAGTAGGACATGAGACATACCCCCGGGGAGCTCCATTTGAATTTCTGAAAGCACCATTTGCAGCTGGAGGCAGAGCGAGAGGCGCACCAGGTGTTGAGATGTTTGTTCCTACAATCTCTATCTTCATCGGTTTCCCGTCAAGCATCACATTGTTGTATCTTTTAACAGCAGCCACAGCATCCTGTCTTCGTGAGAAGACTACATCTGCGGTTCCCTAGGAACAAAAATAGATTTTTCTTCTTTAAAAACTGCATGAACAAAAAGAATTCTCCAGGACCAATTCTTGCAAAGTGCAAAAGATACCTTGGATCTGCCACTTCTGTCGTAATGCACCCCATAGCGTTTCAGGTCACCAACCTCAACAAACAGCTCCTGCACATAATTAAATAGTTTTAGAAAATCCAAGAATGCAATGCTTCTACACTAGTCAAGTTCCCCAAAAAGTTCAAAAAGCCTCAACTCTTGCATACACAAAAATCAAACGAAACAATCACTTCCAATACCTAATCAAATTGAATAAAAAAAAAGGCAAAAACAAAACGCAAACACGAACTAATCCAGCTGCAATTACTTCACACTAACACAACAAACAACTAGCTACGGCTCCAAACTGGTGTTTGAATTATGAGTCGGAAAAAAGACACTACAACTATTAATTATAAATCAATTTTATAACGCGCTTGAATCTTAGTACTTTTTTTTATAAATTCGAATAAAAAATCATGTTGAATCACATACTAAGACAATAAGAACTCCCTAATTTCCAATCAAAATCAAATCAAACATGATCTTCATAATTATGCATAATAATAGAAACATTGATTTGTGTTTTGGGCTATCAAATCAACTTTCAGGCCTCGCAGGCCATGAGATCCAGTTCAGGAAGGGAAAATTACCTTGATGTCCTCGTTGGAGACGCCATAGTCGAGATTAGAGATGTAGAGCTTGGTTCCAGTTTCGATGGCGGAGGCTCTGCCAGCCGGAGCTGCACTGTAAGCCGCTCCCTGATCCGCGAACATGTCGTGCTGCCACGTGGACTCCGGCGCCTGAATCCCCAAAATTCATGAATATTCTTGTTGTTGTTTTTTTTAATTCGGACTAAGGCAAAATCGGAGCGGAAGCGAGAGATCTGCTTTACCTTGGCGCCGCCGTACGGCGTCGCACGATTTCCGGCGCGATTGGGCAAGCGGCGGGCGGGTCCGGGACCTGAGGCAGCCCGGCCGCGGCCGCCGCGGTTGTTGCCGGATCCGGGTTTCTTGGAGGTCTTGATGATGTCGTCGAGGGACATGTTTAGATGATCCATCGCTATGAATAGTAGAGCAGAAACCCTAGGAGAGAGAGTGGGGCGGGGTTAGGGTTTTCGGGAGGAGGAAGAGAGAGGTTGAAAGGAAGAGAGAGAGAGAGAGACCTAAGGCGATAGGAAAAGGAGAGAAGTCAGGTTCAAGGGTGTCTTCTTATATTGGGCTTCTGGAACCTAAAAAGTAAAATCGGAAGCACTAATATTAAAATCTAAAACCGAAATCAAACAACAAATGGTTTCGTGGTGTAGTTGGTTATCACGTCAGTCTAACACACTGAAGGTCTCCGGTTCGAACCCGGGCGAAGCCATTATTTTTTCTGAAACGTTTACTTTTTTTTTTTTTTTTAAATCTTGAGTTCTTGACAAAGATTGTAATTGATTCTTCAGTCAAATTCTTTTTCTATTTTGTCTATATGATTCTAAGCCAGTGTGGGTTGATATGGATGAGCGAGGTGAACCTTGTATAACGAACCCCGATATTCATCCATTAGATTCGTTTTATTTTAGCTTTAGATGCAGTTAAAAACTCATTATCGAATCACACAATAAGAAAGTTCGGTCTAGTTATATCTTAGATTTAGTATATGGCGTCAACACTTTACTCGTCTTTTTAGTATGTAATTGATTTAGTTATATCTTAGAAAGTTCGGTAAGAATATTGTAAATTGTTGTTGTATATACAACACACTATATCAAAACAGCTCGGGAGATTTGGACAAAATATTTAGTGCAAGATGTTTAAGTCAACATAATCATTTATAATAATTTAATTGACAGTTTTAGAATAGGTCGTCTTATTACCCTCCCATGTTAATTGGTAATTTTGGTCTTGGTGGGCTACTGGGTTAGATCGAGTTAATGTTGAGTGCTTCTCAGTTTAAATTCAACTTATGATTCCGTCAAAATTGATATACATGTTATTTCAACTTGTGAATTTCAGCCTTCTCAACAACAAAAATGTGAATTTCAGGCAGTCAAGGCAGCAGAAGCATTCAAACATAGCCAAAACATACCAATAACAAATAAAGAAGCCGCCATACTTTTCTAGTTTGTGCTAAAATTCATCATAAAAGGTTAACCTCTAACAATTTAATCTAAATAACCCAAAGGCCACCTTGTATGTTAACCAAAGAGCTAGAGATGTCAAATGAATTACATGAAATTAGTTTCTATGATCAACCTAGCTCTCTGCTTCGCTCACCATCACCACTCTCTCCCAATGCCAACGACCTAACGACCAAAGCAGAACCCGCAACGACCAGAGCGGCAAACACCGTCGGGACAAAGAAATCCAAGCCTGACCGCCGTACCATGTGAGCCGGAAAACACATTGCCTCTCTCGGGTGCTCCATCGGTAACCTAACAAACCCCTCCCCCACGCATGACTTGGAGAAGGCCGATGACGGAGATATGGCAGTGACGAAAGCCATCTCGGGTGAGAACGCCGCCACGGCCACTGTCACCGTCAGGAGTAGCGTCCAGGTGGCCGCGTAGAGAAACAGCGCCCCCCTGGAAGCCATGGCTTGGAGGATCGAGTGAAAGAATGGGAGGTAAGGCATGTGAAGGTCGTGAAGAAAGGTGTGAGTTTAGTATGGATGAATAGGTTGGCTGTTGCAACATTTATGGGGACGAAATAGAAGGGGGCGGA from Fragaria vesca subsp. vesca linkage group LG3, FraVesHawaii_1.0, whole genome shotgun sequence harbors:
- the LOC101295786 gene encoding uncharacterized protein LOC101295786 — encoded protein: MPQGSFTPRSSAYLDALTQEIEKKLQRALASPSLRRNLLQELFTDIALEIDERAKDIILSGEDDAISPAEDCIYDQLCFHDVLADYYVWVPESGKRILDLIVQLWSQSFASHIFALLFHKWLFEVQLDNSEVLLRFSSALVQGATNVFWIDIQSNMRRFESLFIYLLEDVALESTLLNKIPVQVQRDLYLLLSRFIFFYNKVDKLESFLRQFPVFPNAFLVGGPADFFVIELADQLQKLKVEPVLLHYFSHIKVLQGMELRMATSTRLKTCLYSFTSPGGPMYPTRAVRHAAWDALDFLFPVGRYPRHLISLFFRLLYPWYWPSSCWNFVMDCIKAVLYSLLGLIYSSLEKLKRPKF
- the LOC101296073 gene encoding THO complex subunit 4-A-like, with amino-acid sequence MDHLNMSLDDIIKTSKKPGSGNNRGGRGRAASGPGPARRLPNRAGNRATPYGGAKAPESTWQHDMFADQGAAYSAAPAGRASAIETGTKLYISNLDYGVSNEDIKELFVEVGDLKRYGVHYDRSGRSKGTADVVFSRRQDAVAAVKRYNNVMLDGKPMKIEIVGTNISTPGAPLALPPAANGAFRNSNGAPRGGQGRGGAFNRPRGGAGRGPRRGRGGRGRGGRTGEKVSAEDLDAELEKYHATAETMQE